The sequence GTGTTCCCGGGAAAGATTATACCGATTATGTTATGCATGCTATGTCTCTCAGCCAATCTAACAAATGCCGATGAAGTTCGCGGCGGATGGGTCACAGCCTGGAATAAGGGGCTATTTACCCCATCCGAAGCCGACGCCACCATAGCCGCTGCAAAAAAGGCTGGCCTGAATACGCTATTTGTTCAGGTGAGGAAAGTGGGAGACGCCTATTATGAGTCGTCCATCGAGCCTCGCGGTGATAATATCGTGCCCGGCTTTGACCCGCTGGCGTACATGATCGAAAAGGGCCACGCGAATGGTATCCGCATTCATGCATGGGTCAATGTCTGCCGAGTGTGGCGCGAAAAGACTCTTCCGGCTGACATTTCGCATATTGTGACCCGTTACCCTGAGTGGCTCAGCAGGGAGTATGATGGCAGTTCTCATGCCGAGGACGGTATGTTTATGGACCCCGGTGTGCCCGATGCCCGCGAGTATACCGCCTCTCTGATTGCAGATATAGCTAAACGCTACGATCTGGACGGCATCCACCTGGACTATATACGTTACCCGGACAGCAAGTGGGGATATTCCGATATTGCTCTGGCAAGATATAAAGCCGAGACAGGCGTATCCGATAAACCTGAACCAGGTGACTCAGATTGGGTTTGCTGGCGAATGAAACAGGTGACTGAACTGGTCAAGCTGATCAGATCGCGCGTTCACGCCGTGAAGCCGAACGTTACGATTACCGCCGCGACCATCGCCTGGGGAGACTGCAAGCC is a genomic window of Armatimonadota bacterium containing:
- a CDS encoding family 10 glycosylhydrolase, whose product is MLCMLCLSANLTNADEVRGGWVTAWNKGLFTPSEADATIAAAKKAGLNTLFVQVRKVGDAYYESSIEPRGDNIVPGFDPLAYMIEKGHANGIRIHAWVNVCRVWREKTLPADISHIVTRYPEWLSREYDGSSHAEDGMFMDPGVPDAREYTASLIADIAKRYDLDGIHLDYIRYPDSKWGYSDIALARYKAETGVSDKPEPGDSDWVCWRMKQVTELVKLIRSRVHAVKPNVTITAATIAWGDCKPTFTDNAACKRTCQDWCGWLAGGLIDAAVPMNYRRESKADMAAQFRLWLKGFAKWGGGKPTYVGIDLHNNSTSNILRQIAAVRKAGLQGYVLFSFNDFPVRDSIVAALAKQPGASSNVECSTSAQFFDKGIHCAEANQLGMAKVYLKKAIELDPNYIEAHFRLGRVYLREKNYTMAQQEFEATLQLDPSHAGAKSELDGLAFRE